A genomic window from Xyrauchen texanus isolate HMW12.3.18 chromosome 15, RBS_HiC_50CHRs, whole genome shotgun sequence includes:
- the LOC127656419 gene encoding protein DBF4 homolog A-like, with product MMKHESFSRCKNQDSKLEGQNGASSKSRIKPTCDALQNKPFKGRIFYLDLPWNRRVQTLENDITNLGGTVEKFFSKDIKYLVSSKPEARYAQHLLPDSPAPSPDSGVSSPHPSSRRDRHRGSSQGPTDMAAVSRGKSLVERIVKEQEHVQMNGILANALEWGVKVLHVEDVISYVDKKNAKIIAVNTADALGKGTAKIQPTGKSTFQKYNAGRISRPFVKLEDSSRHYRPIYLPMSNMPVCNLRSPPPCSPFLVEEHGKGDQKKKPKEHRSGGERGTRGKKDRCRAHEGREKRKGGYCECCEVKFENLKAHLVGEQHKAFSKSKEYRVVDQVIAGLTCDLMNISSHAKRVKCSVSTSLLQAGAMAVKEDVGTMGSDGKQDNKGFLLCDSKAKLPLSEQTREIPPLVRKRSRGQCEFFWNNRESLIDQSDIPEKSQSKRGNFDWKLHSQSAIQEAEGRSLLSREQHCASNTLECRTIQDQKTRTNHDIHPTKQFSERNIQSLAERECLRTTCSEMYTNTYSAQENQVENSALWHWASTEPDPDMDSPFSSLQRKVRNVRPRRRKKDPATHIQISKKSELWQLFQSSDDMDEEFKGF from the exons ATGATGAAACACGAATCGTTCTCCAGATGTAAGAACCAAG ATTCAAAATTAGAGGGACAAAATGGTGCATCATCCAAAAGCAGAATTAAACCGACATGTGATGCTCTTCAAAACAAACCATTTAAAGGTAGAATTTTTTACTTGGATCTGCCATGGAATAGGAGGGTACAAACCTTGGAAAATGACATAACAAATCTTGGTGGG ACAGTGGAAAAGTTCTTCAGTAAGGATATCAAGTATCTTGTTTCCAGTAAGCCGGAAGCTCGTTATGCCCAGCATCTGCTGCCAGACTCCCCTGCACCCAGCCCGGATTCAGGTGTTAGTTCTCCCCACCCCAGCAGCAGGAGGGACAGGCACAGGGGCAGCTCTCAGGGACCCACTGACATG GCAGCTGTTAGTCGAGGCAAATCACTCGTGGAGAGAATAGTTAAGGAACAA GAACATGTTCAGATGAATGGGATCTTGGCCAATGCTTTGGAATGGGGGGTTAAAGTCCTGCATGTTGAAG ATGTTATTTCATATGTTGACAAGAAGAATGCAAAAATCATTGCAGTAAATACAGCTGATGCACTGGGCAAAGGAACT GCCAAAAttcagcccactgggaaaagtacATTTCAGAAATATAATG CTGGAAGAATTAGTCGACCATTTGTGAAGTTGGAAGACTCAAGCAG GCATTACCGTCCTATCTACCTCCCCATGTCCAACATGCCTGTGTGCAACCTCCGTTCTCCCCCGCCCTGCAGTCCGTTCTTGGTTGAGGAACATGGAAAAGGTGATCAGAAGAAGAAACCGAAAGAGCACAG GTCTGGAGGGGAACGTGGGACTAGAGGAAAGAAAGACAGATGCAGAGCACATGAAGGGAGAGAGAAGAGGAAAGGAGGATACTGTGAGTGCTGCGAGGTCAAATTTGAAAACCTAAAGGCG CACCTGGTAGGCGAGCAGCATAAAGCTTTCTCTAAGAGTAAGGAGTACAGAGTTGTGGATCAAGTCATCGCTGGACTCACCTGCGACCTCATGAACATCAGCTCACATGCCAAAAG GGTGAAATGCAGTGTTTCCACCTCTCTCCTGCAAGCGGGAGCCATGGCAGTAAAGGAAGATGTGGGGACTATGGGTAGCGATGGCAAGCAAGATAACAAGGGTTTTTTGCTTTGTGACTCTAAAGCAAAGCTACCTCTATCGGAACAGACCAGAGAAATACCACCTCTGGTTCGCAAACGCAGCAGGGGCCAATGTGAATTTTTCTGGAACAATAGGGAGAGCTTGATAGACCAATCTGACATTCCGGAGAAGTCTCAATCCAAGCGTGGAAACTTTGATTGGAAATTACACTCACAATCTGCTATACAGGAGGCTGAAGGTAGATCTTTACTTAGCAGAGAGCAACACTGTGCCTCTAATACACTTGAATGCAGGACCATTCAAGACCAAAAGACCAGGACAAACCATGACATACATCCAACTAAACAATTCAGTGAGAGAAACATACAATCCctagcagaaagggaatgccttaGGACTACCTGCAGTGAAATGTATACAAATACATATAGCGCTCAGGAAAATCAAGTTGAAAATTCAGCTCTTTGGCATTGGGCTAGTACAGAACCTGACCCGGACATGGACAGTCCCTTTAGTTCACTGCAACGGAAGGTTCGGAATGTCAGAcccagaagaagaaagaaagacccAGCTACGCACATCCAAATCAGTAAAAAGAGTGAACTGTGGCAGTTATTCCAGTCCAGTGATGACATGGATGAAGAGTTTAAGGGTTTCTGA